CAAGCTTATTTAACTCCTTTATGGCAGGCTTATTAGTAGGAAAACTTGGTACTGGAAAAATTGCTACTGGATTAGTACACTCTGCGATATTAGTTATAATAACTGCAGCAATGCTATTAATATTGCTACATGTACACTTAGCATTCTATAGCCCTTCATCTACCACTATATAAAAGTTTAAATATGGAAAATACAATATGTTTTTTTAATGAAGTTCACTTTTCCCAAATTAACTTTGAAGAATGGCCAAAATAAAATTACTACAGTGCAACAAGCAAATCTACCTTCACCTCTAATGCCTATTTCTGCCCAACCGGAAGAGTTAACGGAAATCATATCAGATTATGAAATAAATTTACTTAACCTTATACCTAGTGATATAAAAAAGACGATAAACGATGCAAGTATTGAACTTAGTATTGCTAATCCTCATGTGTTCATAACATACGATCAAGAAAAGGGAATATACAAATACATACTTTTAGAACCTCCAATGGATTATCCTGCGTTTGATATTTATACATTTTTAATTTCAGAAATAGAGAGAAAATTGATAGAAGAATCTTCTACTGTAGACCTTGGCGGAATACTGTTAGCTGCAGCATCAAAAAGGCCAGATTTGAAGATAATACAAGGAGAAAGAGCGGGTTTAAAATTACTTAATACTAGAGCAAAGGTTGCTTTATATTACTTGCTTAGAAATATGTTCGGTTATAATGTTTTAACTCCACTTTTGGGCGACTTCAGGATAGAAGATATTTCTTGTAGCGGGTTAGATTTTCCGATTTTCGTTTATCATAGAGAATTTGAATACATTCCAACCAATATAACCTTCCAAGATAAAATGAAAGTATTGGACATGGAAATTAGTGGAAAAGAGTTACTAGATGAAATGGTATTAAGATTAATCTCATTGTCAGGAAAGACTATATCAATAGCAGATCCAATCTCAGATGGTATTTTACCCAAAGGGGATAGAATTGCCGCAACGTTTAGATCTGAAGTTAGTGCTAGAGGTTCTTCATTTGTAATAAGAAGATTCAGTGAGAAGCCTATCACAATTCTTGATCTAATAAATTCTGGAGTAATTTCTCCAGATGTTGCCGCATATTTATGGTACGCAATAGATATGAGAATGTCTTTCATGGTAATAGGAGTTACTGGAGCTGGAAAGACTACGATGCTAACTTCTATATTAAATTTAGCTAAAGATTCAATGAAAATTGTATCAATTGAAGATATTCCAGAAATTAGATTAGCTCAAGATAATTGGGTACAATTATATGCTAGAGCGTCTTATGGAGAAAGCGGAAAAGAAATTTCACTAATGGACTTATTGAAGTTGTCACTAAGGTATAGACCAGACATTATAGTAGTAGGCGAAATTAGAGGAGCCGAAGCTTATGTATTATTCCAGGCTTTATCTACAGGACACGGAGGTGCAACGACGTTCCACGCTTATGATACAGATTCTGCTATAAAGAGGTTAATGAATGAACCGTTAAATATTCCGCAAGAGTGGATACCAATGATGAATATAGTAATTAACGTAAGGAGATTGCCCGTATATGTAGGAGATAAGATAATACTTAAGAGGAGAACAGTAGGCGTCGATGAAATAGTTAGCTGGAATGATTTTAGAAGAGTAGTAAATTGGGATTCAAAATCTGATACTCATATCATGGATATAGAAAACGCCAAGGTAATGAGAACTAGATTAGAAGAATCTGGTAGAACTATACAAGAGTTAAAAGAAGAATTAGAGAGAAGAGCCCTTTACTTAAAAATGCTCGCTTCAGCTAGGGATATAGTACAAGACCCAGAAAGCTACAAGCTTGTAAAGAAGTATATTATCAAATATAGCATAAGGCCTGAAGAAGCATTAGCAGAAGTTAGTAGATTATCATCAGTTAAGTTACCTGCACAATAACTATGCTCAAGAAAAGAACAAAAAGTATTATAGACTCAAATATTAATCCTTTTGATAACTCTAAAAAAGATATAATAAATAAAATGGTTCCTAGAATTCTCACACAAAGCGGTAAATTTTCTTCACTCTTTTTCACTTTTGGAGTTACTCTCCAATTAGTCGTAATATGGAAAAGTCCTTGAAGAAATCCTATTAACGAAGACCATATTACTACTGAAGAAATCTTATGTAAATTATAAGATCTAATCTTAAAACTTATAGAGTAAAAAGCCACGGAAATTGAATAAATTAATAGTGAAATTAAATAAAAATAAATTGGAATATAGACTAAGAGCTGTAAAGAAGTGATTAAAATTAAGGAAAATATAAATGAGGAATAAACGCCCCATTGTATTACATATAAAAAGCCTTCAATTCCGCGTATCCCCTTTTTAAGTAGTAATAATCCTTCTGAAAATAATTCTCCAGAACCATAAGCCCACCGTTTTATTTGGAAATAAAGATCTGTTAGATTAAATGGGGAAAGAGTATAAACTATTATATCGTTTACAAACTTTACTTTTATCCCAAATAATGCAAGCCTAATCCCCATTTCTAAATCTTCAGTAACTGATCCTTCCTTCCAACCTCCTACCTTTTCTAACTCATTTCTCTTTATTGCAAATGCAGAGCCATTTGGAAATATTATAAAATATTTTTTATCTCTAGCAAGAAATAACGAGCTCATCGAATATTCTGTCATCTGATAATAAGATTTTTCAACATAGTTTTCTTTGTTCCTAACTCTTAATCTCATAGCTATAGCATCGAATCTGCTTAAATATTGGGAAACCTTAGTAAGGAAATCATCAGTAATCCTTGCTTCCGCATCTAAGAAAACTAAATACTCACCCTGAGCTAGTTTTACTCCGTAATTTAAAGCACCTGCTTTTCTACCTTTATTTTCACTTCTTCTAATAATTTTTATATTTCTCATAATATAGCTAATATTTGATATTATTTCCTTAAATCTCTCTGGAGTATCATCGGATACTATAATGGCTTCATAATTCTCATATTTTATATTTTTCAAGTTTTCTATTAATTCCTTAATAGTATCTACACTTTCATTCTTTATAGCTATTATAATTGATATCTTATTATTAGTATCATGCGTTAATTTTATATCGTCTACATCTTTAATTTCTATCTTTATACTCCTAACATAATAAACTTGGAGAATTAACCAAGAAGAAGATAATATACTTGAAAAAACTAAAATTAAACCTAAAAAAATCGATAACTGCATTACTTATGATTCCTCTCGATAGCTTTCTTAATTTCCTCCTTTGCCTCTTGTACAGTACCCCAACCGGATATCTTAACCCATTTACCTGGTTCTAATTCTTTATAATGTTCAAAGAAGTGAACTAACTTGTTCTTTACCGCATCGGGAATGTCAGTAACATCTTTTATATTAGAGAAAGTAGGGTCTACCTTATCTTTTGGCACTGCAATTATCTTCTTATCGACTCCTTCCTCATCTGTCATATAAATTAAGCCTACTGGCCTCGCTTCTACCACAGTACCAGGATTAAATGGATAATCACTTATAACCAAGATGTCTATAGGATCTCCATCTTCGCTTAATGTCCCCGGAATAAATCCGTAATTAAATGGATAGACCATTGATGTGTATAATATTCTATCTACCTTTAATACTTCCTCTTCTTCGTCATACTCGTATTTTATATTTGAACCCATAGGTATTTCTATAAAGGCATTTACTAAATCTGGTGCTTTAGAGCCTGGAGTTACTTTCATAAGTATGTTAAATAGTCATTCTTTAAATGCTTTACTTCTTATAACATTCTCTATAGAGTCCTTTATTAACGAAATAGGATAAGTTGAAATAATGTTTTCTATCTCTGGTAAATAACTTTCTGCTATTTCCTTGACTTCATAACCTTGTTTCATGTACCTTTCGCTTTGCAAATAAGTTGATAATCTATCTGATATTTTAGCAATTTTTGATTCTATAGTTTTTTGCTCTTTAAACTCAATAAAAAGATCTTTACCAAAGCCAAACTCATCAAACGCATCTTTTTCCGCATCTCTTTTGTTTATCCTTTCCGTCGTCCACTTAGGTAAATCTCCTAGAACGCTTTCTCCTGCATCGTGAAATAAAGCTATTACTGCAGCGTGATCTGGATTTATGCTTATACCTTTATCACTAAGTTTTCTAGCTAAGTAATACGCTATTATTGCAGCTTCGAAGCTATGAGCTGCTACTGTCTCACCAATAGCAGGAGGAATTCCTTTTTGCATCCAGCCAGTTCTTACAAGGTTTTTTGATGCATTAATCATTCTTTCTAGATCCATGTTAAAGACTTCTACATATTGCATTTAAAGATTCTATCATTTCCTCTACGGAAGAGGTCCAAAATCTTATCATGGCTTCTTTTCCTTTCATTCCCTTATCAAAGATAACGCTAGGTAATTTGGTCTTTATTCCATATGTCTCCTTTATATACTCTATTATCCACTGCATTGTTTTACCTTCTCCGTACTGAGGCTCTAACTCCCTATTTATTTCAATAATTTCATATCCTAAAGATTTCAATATTTTCAATATTCTCTCATCATATCTAATATTTATAAGTGAATTCCCTACCTTGTAGTTAAGTATTATGGCTAGTAAAAGCCTCGCTGTATGAGTTGGATTACCGAAAACTGGAGGATAACCAACCATAATCTTTTTATCCCAACGTTTAATTATTCTTCCTCTAAACGTTGCTATGTCATCTAGACTTTCTACATACTGAGGTGAAATACTGTGAGCAATATTAGATTGAACTTCTGGTATCAATTTCCAGAATTTTTCTTGATTTTCTATGAAATTACCAATTTTTATCATATCTTCAATAACTTGATATTTTTGCATTTTTTTCTCACTATATACTAAAGGATCTATAGGACCTATTCCGTGTCCTACTTCCAAGCCATAGTTAATTGCGTTCTGTAAAATTTCTCTAGCTTCTCTAAATGCATCAACTATACTATACCCTTTTGCAATTTTTCCTGAAATTGCTGAAGAAAAAACGCTTCCAGTACCGTGAGTATTTTTCTTACTTAATCTAGGATATCCTATTTCATAGAATTCTCTACCATCGAATAAAACATCAATACTGTAGTCCCCTTTCATATGTCCTCCTTTTATAATGACGTAAGGAACTCCGTAATTCTCATAAAGTTTTTTTGCTGCTTCTTCTGAGTCCTTTATTGTCTCTATTTTAATTCCAGAAAGCATTGAAGCTTCTACTGCATTAGGTGTAATAATTGTCGATATTTTCAAAATAAGCCTCTTATAATCATCAATATCATTAATTAACTGAGTTCCATCTTTTGCATAAATAACTGTATCTGTAACTATTTTATGCCCATAAAGCTCTTCATTTACTACTTTAAATTGCTCTTTATTATAAATCATTCCTATTTTTACAGATTTGATATTAAAATCTTCTTTAAGAACTTCAATTTGCTTCTTTAGGAAGTCAGCATTAACAACATCTATATCTGAAATTCCTTTAGTATTTTGTGCAGTTATTGCAGTAACTGCCATAACTCCGTGAATTCCTAACATTTCAAATACTTTTATGTCAGTTTCTGCTCCTGCACCGTTCCCTGTATCAATTCCAGCAATTGTCAAAGCAACATCCTTAATCATTTACTCTCTTCACCCTAGTATTTCCCGCTACAACCCAGAACTCTCCATCATCTCTTATCTCTAATTTCCAAATACCAGTAGTATTCTTTACAAGCTCTACTGCTTCTTCTGCTGCTTTTATCGAATCCTTTCTTCCTCTTCCCATACACATTATTAACATGACATCGTCTCCAGGCTTCATGTGCGATATCGCATGAATTATGTTAATTTTTACTAAATCGTGATATTTTTTCATAAGTTCATCTTCAATTTCCTTTAATCTTCTTACAGTATAATCTTCATATGTCTCATATCTTAGTTCGTAAACCTTATGACCATCAACTAAGCCTTTAACAAAACCTAAGTATACTACTAAAGAACCGGCCTCAAGAGGAGCACTTTCTCTGAATTTTTTAATTTCCTCAAGCAAGTCAAATTTACCTTTAATTAGTTCTCCTCCCGCAGGTGGGGGAAATATTGCTATCTCATCACCGTCGCTAAAAGTACTAGAAATTTTTCCGTTAACTAAAATCGTAACTTTAACGCCATTTATTCCATTCTTTAAAATTTCCTCCATTTTTTTACCATATTTTTCTGATAAGAATTTTATTATACAATCTATTGTATCACAATTAAGATCGATTGACTCTTCATCTTTTCCAGTTATATCTTTAATAAATGCAAAATATTTTAGTTTTATCATTTTTAATTACCCCTCTTACATTCATATTCTTCCCAAAATTATAAATGTCGTTAAGAGAAGAAGATAAATGGCCAGGAAAATTTGAAATAAGTGATAACGATATTAAGGAAGTTGAGGATTTAATGCTAAAAATAATAAATGGTGATTATTATGAAGTTCATAGTAATAACGATAATACACACACAACAAATTACAAAGAACGATTTAACAATAAATCTATATCCGACGAAATTCTAGATAAAGGTTACATTATAGCTAACGATAAAAACATTTCAATTAATACCCACCCTAACCTGGTAAAGATTCCTTTTGATAATGAAAGATGTATAGTTACATTTAAAGATACCATTGAGTTATTATTATCGTCCTTTTCCATATATAAAGAAGAAAATATAGAAGATAAGCTTCCCAAAAGATTATTACCGCTATTTATACTTCTGAAAAGATATGGATTAATATATTTTGACTGGAAAGAACGAAAATATAAACTGACCGCTAGCTATAAATAACTTCTTGTATTACGTCTTCTAATACTCTATCTATGATAACTTTCTTTATAACTTCCTCCAAAGCTTTTTTATAGTCACTTGTTTCTATAACTTTTCTAGCTTCATATTCCAGTTTTGTAGAGTTAGAAATTTTCGTAATCAAATCATTTACAAAGTCAGTAAAATTATATGAATTAATTATATCTAAAACCTTTCCGATTTTATCTTCGAGTAACAGTCTGTTATTAGATAATTCCTTCAGTGAGTTTACAAGATCCTTATTTTCAGATAAGGAAGAAATCAAGTTAGCAGAAAACTTTTTCCTAATTATAGGAATTATAAGAAGTACAAAATAGTTCTTACCTCCCATGATCCAGTTTATTGTCTTATCTGCTATATCATCAACGGAATCTAACGTGCTATTCTTTAAAGATGAGATGACATAATCTGCAAATAATTGGTCAGAAAAATCAATTGTAATCTTACCTTCTATAGCTACATCTTTTCCTTTATTAAAGAGTGAATATACAGATTGTGTAGAGAACTTCCATGTGGAGAACGGACAAATTGTTACTATATTCTTTTTAAATATAGGTAATTGAGTACCTTTATATGATGTAAATAGTAAACCTGCACAATCATGTTCTTCCCCTTCTAAGCCTAATTTTTTGGCCCAACAACCTAGATAAACCTTATCCTTTACGTATGGTTTAACAACTTCGTATGCTAAAATCCCTTTATCGCCAGATAGAGAATTATAAACA
This genomic interval from Acidianus sp. HS-5 contains the following:
- a CDS encoding type II/IV secretion system ATPase subunit encodes the protein MKFTFPKLTLKNGQNKITTVQQANLPSPLMPISAQPEELTEIISDYEINLLNLIPSDIKKTINDASIELSIANPHVFITYDQEKGIYKYILLEPPMDYPAFDIYTFLISEIERKLIEESSTVDLGGILLAAASKRPDLKIIQGERAGLKLLNTRAKVALYYLLRNMFGYNVLTPLLGDFRIEDISCSGLDFPIFVYHREFEYIPTNITFQDKMKVLDMEISGKELLDEMVLRLISLSGKTISIADPISDGILPKGDRIAATFRSEVSARGSSFVIRRFSEKPITILDLINSGVISPDVAAYLWYAIDMRMSFMVIGVTGAGKTTMLTSILNLAKDSMKIVSIEDIPEIRLAQDNWVQLYARASYGESGKEISLMDLLKLSLRYRPDIIVVGEIRGAEAYVLFQALSTGHGGATTFHAYDTDSAIKRLMNEPLNIPQEWIPMMNIVINVRRLPVYVGDKIILKRRTVGVDEIVSWNDFRRVVNWDSKSDTHIMDIENAKVMRTRLEESGRTIQELKEELERRALYLKMLASARDIVQDPESYKLVKKYIIKYSIRPEEALAEVSRLSSVKLPAQ
- a CDS encoding MoaD family protein, producing the protein MIKLKYFAFIKDITGKDEESIDLNCDTIDCIIKFLSEKYGKKMEEILKNGINGVKVTILVNGKISSTFSDGDEIAIFPPPAGGELIKGKFDLLEEIKKFRESAPLEAGSLVVYLGFVKGLVDGHKVYELRYETYEDYTVRRLKEIEDELMKKYHDLVKINIIHAISHMKPGDDVMLIMCMGRGRKDSIKAAEEAVELVKNTTGIWKLEIRDDGEFWVVAGNTRVKRVND
- the ppa gene encoding inorganic diphosphatase; this translates as MKVTPGSKAPDLVNAFIEIPMGSNIKYEYDEEEEVLKVDRILYTSMVYPFNYGFIPGTLSEDGDPIDILVISDYPFNPGTVVEARPVGLIYMTDEEGVDKKIIAVPKDKVDPTFSNIKDVTDIPDAVKNKLVHFFEHYKELEPGKWVKISGWGTVQEAKEEIKKAIERNHK
- a CDS encoding HD family hydrolase, with protein sequence MDLERMINASKNLVRTGWMQKGIPPAIGETVAAHSFEAAIIAYYLARKLSDKGISINPDHAAVIALFHDAGESVLGDLPKWTTERINKRDAEKDAFDEFGFGKDLFIEFKEQKTIESKIAKISDRLSTYLQSERYMKQGYEVKEIAESYLPEIENIISTYPISLIKDSIENVIRSKAFKE
- the thiD gene encoding bifunctional hydroxymethylpyrimidine kinase/phosphomethylpyrimidine kinase, which translates into the protein MIKDVALTIAGIDTGNGAGAETDIKVFEMLGIHGVMAVTAITAQNTKGISDIDVVNADFLKKQIEVLKEDFNIKSVKIGMIYNKEQFKVVNEELYGHKIVTDTVIYAKDGTQLINDIDDYKRLILKISTIITPNAVEASMLSGIKIETIKDSEEAAKKLYENYGVPYVIIKGGHMKGDYSIDVLFDGREFYEIGYPRLSKKNTHGTGSVFSSAISGKIAKGYSIVDAFREAREILQNAINYGLEVGHGIGPIDPLVYSEKKMQKYQVIEDMIKIGNFIENQEKFWKLIPEVQSNIAHSISPQYVESLDDIATFRGRIIKRWDKKIMVGYPPVFGNPTHTARLLLAIILNYKVGNSLINIRYDERILKILKSLGYEIIEINRELEPQYGEGKTMQWIIEYIKETYGIKTKLPSVIFDKGMKGKEAMIRFWTSSVEEMIESLNAICRSL
- a CDS encoding glycosyltransferase family 2 protein; this encodes MQLSIFLGLILVFSSILSSSWLILQVYYVRSIKIEIKDVDDIKLTHDTNNKISIIIAIKNESVDTIKELIENLKNIKYENYEAIIVSDDTPERFKEIISNISYIMRNIKIIRRSENKGRKAGALNYGVKLAQGEYLVFLDAEARITDDFLTKVSQYLSRFDAIAMRLRVRNKENYVEKSYYQMTEYSMSSLFLARDKKYFIIFPNGSAFAIKRNELEKVGGWKEGSVTEDLEMGIRLALFGIKVKFVNDIIVYTLSPFNLTDLYFQIKRWAYGSGELFSEGLLLLKKGIRGIEGFLYVIQWGVYSSFIFSLILITSLQLLVYIPIYFYLISLLIYSISVAFYSISFKIRSYNLHKISSVVIWSSLIGFLQGLFHITTNWRVTPKVKKSEENLPLCVRILGTILFIISFLELSKGLIFESIILFVLFLSIVIVQVT